Proteins encoded by one window of Panicum virgatum strain AP13 chromosome 7N, P.virgatum_v5, whole genome shotgun sequence:
- the LOC120683401 gene encoding uncharacterized protein LOC120683401, which translates to MEACVVFARGKEATIRFEEQEEDIGCASSESSAAGSSASSSDEVEFADDASSSGSTGDHFEMASLMTQLPIKRGLSKFFDGKSQSFASLAAVAGLEDLPKPPAKRLKTSRSFGVGLEDAHRGRFPAPAAGKKQAPRARVTSSAPRRLVRARPLVAARPAAGQPLLFA; encoded by the exons ATGGAGGCCTGCGTCGTATTCGCGCGCGGCAAGGAGGCGACGATCAGGTtcgaggagcaggaggaggacatCGGGTGCGCGTCGTCCGAGTCGTCCGCGGCGGGTTCTtccgcgtcgtcgtcggacgaGGTGGAGTTCGCCGACGACGCCAGCTCGTCGGGGTCGACCGGTGACCACTTCGAGATGGCCTCCCTCATGACGCAGCTCCCGATCAA gagggGCCTGTCCAAGTTCTTCGACGGCAAGTCGCAGTCGTTCGCGTcgctggcggcggtggccggcctgGAGGACCTGCCCAAGCCGCCGGCGAAGCGGCTCAAGACGTCGCGGAGCTTCGGCGTCGGCCTCGAGGACGCGCACCGCGGCCGCTTCCCCGCTCCCGCGGCCGGCAAGAAGCAGGCGCCCAGGGCGCGCGTGACGTCGTCGGCGCCGAGGAGACTAGTGCGGGCGCGGCCCCTcgtggcggcgaggccggcggccgggcagCCCCTGTTATTTGCCTAG